The following DNA comes from Bos indicus x Bos taurus breed Angus x Brahman F1 hybrid chromosome 5, Bos_hybrid_MaternalHap_v2.0, whole genome shotgun sequence.
TcagggtagctgctgctgctgctgctaagtcacttcagtcgtgtcagactctgtgcgaccccatagacggcagcccaccaggctcccccgtccctgggattctccaggcaagaacactggagtgggttgccatttccttctccaatgcatgaaagtgaaaagtgaaagtgaagtcgttcagtcgtgtccgtctcttggcgaccccatggattgcagcctaacaggctcctccgcccatgggattttccaagcaagagtattggagttgggtgccattgccttctctgagattaGGGTAGAGCTAAGGGTTAAGACGGAGGAGTTTGAAGCACAGGTCATCAGGGGAGGGACCCAAAGTCTGCTGGTAAACAGTCTTCTGTTAGCAGGACTGGAGGTCAGGAGAGGAAAGGCTGGGGTCAGGGAGGAAAGAGTAGGAGCAGAGATGACAAGGTGGTTGGGGGTCAGATCCAGAGACTGAAATCCTCTTTCCTGCATCCTCACGGCTGCCCTGGGAAACCAGAGAGAGTTAAATTGCAGGAAAGGGGGACCTCTGGGCAGGAGCCATGCTTGTTCTTCTGTCCATCTTGGGCCCTTAGCAGTGTGCCTGGCATGGAGGAAGGCTCGGGAAGTGTTTGGTGAATGGGAGGAAGGCTGACTGGATGAAGGGACTGTGCACCCTGCCCTGCTTTGTCCTGCAGGCTGTAAAGACACAGTTGCTGGAGCAAGCGCAGGGCCAGCTGATGGAGCTGCTGGATCAGGCCATGTGGGAGGCAGTTCAAGCTTACCCACTGCAAGACAGACCAGTGCCCTCCGTCCCTCCAGACTCCTTGCGCAAGTAAGAGTCTCAGGAGCCGGGGGCTGGGGAGCGGCTGTGTAGCCTCCTCCATCATAAGGACTATGAGCCACAGATGGTATCTCCCGGGCCCTTTTCCAGCATGGATGTAACTTGGACTTCAGTCTTCCCTCATCGCCTCTGTCTTCCTGACATTGACCACTGGGCTTTGCTCTCCATTGGCCATGAGCTTTTCACCTCGTCCTGCCTGCTGGCCCTAACCCTGACCTTCCCCTACTACTGCCCTTGGCTCCCAAGTAGTGACCTCCTGCAAAGCCCTACGCTCTGCTTATAGCCTTCTGCCTTTGGTTCCTAACCCAGAACAACTGTCTCAATTCAGGACCCGGGAGCCGTCCCTGGGGAAACGAAAAGTTTTCATCATCCGCAAGTCCCTGCTTGAGTAAGTCAGGGGTGAAGACAgaggatggggaaaaaagaaagagctttGTCTGGGGATCCAGGACACCTCATTTGTCATCCTCAGGCTCTAGGTGGTttgggagaggatgtggagatgGTTTCTAAggttctgtttctccttttgcCCTGGGCGTAATCGTGGAAGAAAGGCCACCAGGATGAGAGTTGTCTGGGCTGGAAGGGCTTTGGACAGAAGTCCCAGCCGTACCACAGCCTGTCCCTTCAAGTTCCCAGTCGCTAGGCCCCATCCCCACTGTGTGCAGTGCCTGCGCTGGTCTGCACCACCTCAAGGACTCTCCCACTGACATTCAGGGCCCTGTCCTTCCAGCGAGCTGATGGAGGTGCCGCACTTCCGCACCATCTACCATATGTTTGTCGCCGGCCTGTGTGTCTTCATCATCAGCACCCTGGCCATCGACCTCATTGATGAGGGCAGGTAGGCACCCCTCCCTCTCATAGGCCCGCAGACCAGATCAGAGCACCCGGGCTCCTAGAACTCCACCCACCACTGGGGCCCCACAGAGCAAGTGCATTTGATTATTAGACACACATCAACATTGCTTCCAACCACCTTCCTACCCCCAAAGCCCTCTTAGATTTCCCTGCACAGCCTTGGATGGCCTTTGGTCTGTTTACCCAGGATCAGTCCCCTGGGGACACTAGGCCCCCACTCACATCCTCTGGAACCCTTGTCCTGAGGCAGACATGCGTGTACACGCACTCGTAAGTGTGGTTCCCACCTCACTGCTCTCACACACTCCATTCCAAGACAGTGCTTTCAGTTCAAGCAACCTCCAGTGAGTCCCCGAAGTACCAGCCCTGGGGGCCAGAGGATGGGCCATGCCTCTGTCTGTGAGGCATTCCCAATCTTGTGGGGAAGACAGATGTATGCACACAAGAGCCCAGGTTTCCCTACAAAACCCCTTCCCTCTCTGGGATGAGCCTTAGGGGACTGTGGACCCTTGGGGGTTTGGATTTGCATAATCCCGCCTCACCCTCCAgatagcttgctgctgctaagttgcttcagtcgtgtccgactctgtgcgaccccatagacggcagcccaccaggcttccccatccctgggattctccaggcaagaacactgaagtggtttgccatttccttgtccaatgcatgaaagtgaaaagtgaaagtgaagtcgctcagtcgtgtccgactcttcgctagaTAGCTTAGGAAGCAGTAAAAGGAAAAGGACCAAAGATTTGCAGGTTCAGCAACAGCACTTCCTTTTGATAAAATTGTTGTCAATCCTTATAATTAAGGATCAACTCTcagtaaattttcaaatatatgcagAGTGACTCCTCCACCATCCCCTCTATCCCAGATCACTCCCCAGAGGTAACATATTTAACAGTTGTTAAGAGTTtctctccagggcattttccatGCCTCCACTTCCAGATGTAAGAACCAAGGGGATGTATtggaggggggaagggaggggcttACATTACTAAGATACTTACTGTACCTTTTGCTTCCTTTTCACTCCCTAAAGACCCACCTTAGAGATCTTTCCATGTTGCTCCATTGATTTTAATGGCTGCAAAGTCTGAAAGTGCCAGCTTTTGATCATTTAGTTCTTTACTAATGGATTTATAAATCGCTTCTAATTTACCATTACAAGCCATGCATCCTTTTTCGGCCACACTGTATGGCttactggatcttagttccccaaccagggattgaagccgagCCACCGCAGTGAAAGCgcggagttctaaccactggatctccagggattTCCCAaactatatacaatatatatattatattatatattatatatatatatatatatatataatataatatatatataattttacaccGATATATAATGTTGAcaattttatttggttttggccgtgctgggtcttctttgctgcatccagttgtggggagcaggggctactctagcttggtgcaagggcttctcattgcggcggcttctcccgctgcagagcacgggctcaaggCCCGAgagcttcagtacttgcagcaggtgggctcagtagtttgtCTTCCAAGAGCTCTGACTGCAGAGGAAGGGGACAAGGATGGGCCTCACGCTTGTCTACTTTGTTGCCTTCCCCACTCGCAGGCTGATGATGGAGTTCGATCTACTGACCTTCAGCTTCGGACAGCTGCCCTTGGCTCTGGTGACGTGGGTCCCCATGTTCCTGTCCACTCTGCTGGTGCCCTACCAGGCCCTGCGGCTGTGGGAGAGGCCCCAGTCTGGAGGGGCCTGGACCCTGCGGGTGGGCCTGGGCTGCTTGCTGCTGGCTGCCCACACCGTGGTGCTTGGCATCCTCCCAGTCCACGTGGCAGTGGAGTATCAGCTCCCGCCAGCCTCCCGCTGTGTCCTAGTCTTTGAGCAGGTAGGTGGTGGGCAGGACCAATGGTGGGGTGGGGCCCCTGGGAGAGAGGGCAGTGGATACTGTATTGGTGGGGGCGGAGCTAATTATCAGGGGCAGAGTCCTTTGCGAGAGATTTGAGCCAACCAGCAGTCTCCaaacaaatgtaaacaaatgGACACTGCTATGcaaatataatcatataatcGAAGGGAGTTGGCCGACTACAGGCTCTGCCCTTTCTGGTACTCCTTTACCCTAGATTCATCCCATCAGCCATCTGTGTTAGGCTATAAGACTGTCCAACAAAAAGATCAAAGTATGGGCTTTGACCATACAAAGTTTACAGTCTGCCCCTCTGCCTGTGTAAACGtgaacacagagaggttaagtgatctGTGCAAAGTCCCACAGCACCTTAACCTCTTTTCTATTCCGCCTCAGGTCAGGCTCCTGATGAAAAGCTACTCCTTCCTGAGAGAGACGGGACCTGGGACACTTTGGGCCAGAGGAGGTGAGGCCTTCAGCGGGCGCTGCTGTGAACTCAGTCCTCTTGGTTGGTTGAGTGAAGCCAGCAGGTGCAAGAGCCTCATAAAAGCTCCAACTTTCTAAGCCCATCTTGCCCACAGGGCACACCTCCAGCCGCCAACTGGGCTCTCTGGGCCTTAGTCAATCGGCGTTCTCTTAGGTCCCACTTCTGAGAGGCTGCTCTACTGCCCAGGACTTCTGGCTCATCCTTATTTAGACCCAGGGTATGAGAGCCTTATATGAGAAAGTCAAACCAGAAGGAGAAAGAATCGGGTGGTGGGACTTGTGGGTGCCAAATGAAGCTCTGGCCACAGTAGGTCTTGTGCCAGAAAAGGAGGGGGATACCTGGAACAGAAGCAAAAGGAGGCTGTTGAAAGGCAGGTTCAACTCCTGCCCAGCTTCacctcctccccccaccttcaGATCCCCTATCCAGGTGCTGACCCACCCTACACCTCTATCCTCTCCAGCTCTATTCACCAGTCGCACTGCCCTTCCCTGGCACCCCGCCCACCTgtgtcctctctcccttccctcttcacTGACAGCCCCCTCTTACTCCTCCTCAGGTGAGGGGATCCGGGCCCCCAGTTTCTCCAGCTACCTCTATTTCCTCTTCTGCCCCACACTCATCTATAGGGAAACTTACCCCAGGTAAGAGCCTGCACCCCCTTCCCCACGTGCCCAGGCCCACCAGGGACCCAGCCCTTCTATTCTCCTCTCCCTGAGGTGTTTAGTCTCAACCCAGACACTGGCCACTTTCTCAGGAAGCACCTCACAGTAAAGATGGGAATAAGGGACAGATATGTTACCCCTTCTTCTTGCCCCAGCCCATGGTGATGCAAGGGTGACTGACTGTCCTGGTTTGCCCAGGACTGCCCCAGTTTGCCCAGCATTGCTCCAGTTTTAGCACTGAAATTCCTATGTCCTGGGAAACCCCCCAGTCTGGAGCAAACTTAGTGGGCGCTTAAGCTAAAATTCCACTTGTCATCTTTGTTAAGGAAGATCCAAAGTGTTCTAGATCCCCACCTCCACAGGTAATCCTCCCAGGCCTCAGCAATTGAGGGAGCTGTGGATAGAGGGCCCCGGATGCTatgcctgcagggcaggaacaagacaaaatgATGAGAAACATACTGTCTCCATTCCATTGCTGCAACAGGACACCCAACGTCAGGTGGAATTATGTGGCCAAGAACTTTGCCCAGGTCAGCAGACAGAGTCGAAGCGTGGAGTACCTGTGACTCATGGTGGCTGAGGGGGCATTTCTGGGAGCAAAGTAGGGGAGGCCTGGGAAGAGGTCAAAGGGTTGTGCaaagagaagggaaggcagaTGCTGGGCCAGAGTCCAGTTCCAGAGGAAGGGGGCAGTTGCCAGTGTCTTCTCTCAAAGTTATGTGTCCTCTGCCCCTCTCCAGGCCCTGGGCTGCGTGCTCTACGCCTGTTTCATCCTGGGCCGCCTCTGTGTTCCTGTCTTTGCCAACATGAGCCAGGAGCCCTTCAGCACCCGTGCCCTGGTACTGTCCATCATGCATGCCACCTTGCCAGGTATCCCCACTGGAGGCAGAGCTGCGGAAGGCTGCACCCTGGAGAAGGCTTAGCAGggggctcctctctcctctcactcTTAGTTTCAACACCTTCTCCCTCTGACATCTGCCCGCTCCTGTGGGTGCTCACTGTCAGAGTCTCACTtcagactggggcttccctggtggctcagcggtaaagaatctgcctgccagtgcagcagacacaggttcgatccctgggtcgaaaagatcccctggagaaggacatagcaacttactccggtattcttgcctggagaattccatggacagaggagcctggcggactacagtccatgtggtcgcaaagagttgaacacaacttagcgactaaacagtgGCAGCACTTCAGATTGCTGTcctctccccagcctctcccAACAGGCAGAGGTTTTAACATTCATCTCTGTGTTCCAACATCAGGCATAGGCTTCATAAGCAAatggactgaatgaatgaatgcataaattAGTGAATGATTAATAAGTGATTGGTAGGTTGCTGGGTGAGGGCTTCCTGGGAGGACCCTGGAGGTTCATGGGGGACCAGGGAGACCAGTCTGACGTGCAGCCCCTTGTCTTCACTCCCCAGGCATTTTTATGCTGCTGCTCATCTTCTTTGCCTTCCTTCACTGTTGGCTCAACGCCTTCGCGGAGATGCTACGATTTGGAGACAGAATGTTCTATCGGGTGGGGCCTGGACCGGGGCCACCTGGGAGCTGGATGCAGGGAGAGCTAGGGAAGGACGTAGGGGAGGATGGTGGCTATGTTGGTTCTCACCTTGATACCAAACCAGGTGCATTGGCCCAATTCTAAGTCAAACACTGAGACACTGAGATTTACAGCAGAGAAACGGTTTCTTCAACAAGTAAGGAGAAGTGAGAACAATCTCAGATTTGCTTCCCCAAAGGCCAAGGGCTTGAGATATTTATAGGATAAAGAAGCAAGGAGACCTTAGGCTCGGGAAAAGTGATTGGAGGTAGAGAAAGGGTGAGGTAATCGGTGTTCTGCACAGGTGTATCTGAGTTACATGCTTCTTCATGGGATGCATGTTAAGAATGGAGACACTTGGCATGATCTGAGGGTGGAGTGTTTGGCTCTCTGATATCAAAAAGTCATTCATCCAACAGCTTTACAGGCCCAGTTTTAGGGTCAGTGGTCCTAGCCAGTCTTAGCCCACTTGAACTAGACAGGAGCCAACTTCAAGTTCCTGGAAAATGTATGCCTCCTGTTGCTATAGTGACCCATACATCAGTGGTGTTATCTGTATGGGGATGGGTAAGGagtcaaaaaaaagaataaaataaggctTTGTCAGTGAAGGCAGGTTACAGCAGAAGAATTTTTAACAAACTGTTCCCTTACCTGCTATTCTGTAAGACAAGCTCAAGAATTTCTGTTAGTCACCAGTTTCTGTTAACCCCAAGGGGCACGATTTCAACCTCAGCTGTGCTGTCCGTCTCCCACAGTGAGAAATGTGCTCCTCTGGGTATGCTTATAATGTCACCCGTCCACCTCCTGACCAGCCAGGGCTCACTGCTTTTGTGGGGATGGTACTTTGGAATCTTCTCCTGAGAGTAGACAGGGAGCGTAAGGGCCCCAGGGCCTGAGGAGGGAGTTAGGCGGATGCTTGCTGTCTCTCTCCTGCGGGGAGCCAGCCCTTGCAGAGAACACAGCCAGGGAGTGGGGAGCAAGGAggggcagctgggagctgggcagaGACGGGGCCCTGATGATCACCTCCTCCCCTGCCctgaccccatcccaccccacccccaggactgGTGGAACTCAACATCCTTCTCCAACTACTACCGCACATGGAACGTGGTGGTCCATGACTGGCTGTACAGCTACGTGTATCAAGATGGGCTTTGGGTACGGGCTCAGCTCCCACAGTTAACAGAACCTCTCTGGGACAGCCGCTCTTTCCCTTTCTATGCACATTCCATTTTTTCTAGACCTAAGGGCCCCTTTGACTTTCACCTCCCTCATTCTACCCAACCCAGTAGGCAGAAAGAAAGTCCTTCTTATGATctgacttccttccttccttgtcctCAACTACACTTCCTCCACAGGGCATGTCTCCCCTCCTTAGCCTTCTAAGGAACATGCATATAGCAATTTTCAGTTACCAAGAATTTTCCCATACTGTATAATCTGAAATGTAAGCCTGAGAAGTAAGTATTATTATATCCCCCTTTTGAAAGTGGCCTCTAAGGCCCAGTAGACTAAATATAATGCTTTTAAGAAAGATATGTCAGCCTTTCTGATCCCAAAGCCCATATTCTTTCCACCATACTGCATACCCTCTGGCTTCCTTAAGGAGGGGTTCTTTGCAGAGAGGGCTTAGGGAGACTCACTGTACCCTCCTCCCCCGACCCCTGCCAGCTCCTTGGTGGCCGGGCCCGAGGC
Coding sequences within:
- the SOAT2 gene encoding sterol O-acyltransferase 2 isoform X3 → MEPRAAQVQRRERLGRQQEDRPSREGEPHSGGAECPGGVGGNAEVHRGPDLVQWTQHMQAVKTQLLEQAQGQLMELLDQAMWEAVQAYPLQDRPVPSVPPDSLRKTREPSLGKRKVFIIRKSLLELMMEFDLLTFSFGQLPLALVTWVPMFLSTLLVPYQALRLWERPQSGGAWTLRVGLGCLLLAAHTVVLGILPVHVAVEYQLPPASRCVLVFEQVRLLMKSYSFLRETGPGTLWARGGEGIRAPSFSSYLYFLFCPTLIYRETYPRTPNVRWNYVAKNFAQALGCVLYACFILGRLCVPVFANMSQEPFSTRALVLSIMHATLPGIFMLLLIFFAFLHCWLNAFAEMLRFGDRMFYRDWWNSTSFSNYYRTWNVVVHDWLYSYVYQDGLWLLGGRARGAAMLGVFLVSAVVHEYIFCFVLGFFYPVMLLLFLVFGGPLNFTMHDRRTGPAWNVLMWTLLFLGQGIQVSLYCQEWYARRHCPLPQTTFWGLVTPRSWSCHT
- the SOAT2 gene encoding sterol O-acyltransferase 2 isoform X1 — its product is MEPRAAQVQRRERLGRQQEDRPSREGEPHSGGAECPGGVGGNAEVHRGPDLVQWTQHMQAVKTQLLEQAQGQLMELLDQAMWEAVQAYPLQDRPVPSVPPDSLRKTREPSLGKRKVFIIRKSLLDELMEVPHFRTIYHMFVAGLCVFIISTLAIDLIDEGRLMMEFDLLTFSFGQLPLALVTWVPMFLSTLLVPYQALRLWERPQSGGAWTLRVGLGCLLLAAHTVVLGILPVHVAVEYQLPPASRCVLVFEQVRLLMKSYSFLRETGPGTLWARGGEGIRAPSFSSYLYFLFCPTLIYRETYPRTPNVRWNYVAKNFAQALGCVLYACFILGRLCVPVFANMSQEPFSTRALVLSIMHATLPGIFMLLLIFFAFLHCWLNAFAEMLRFGDRMFYRDWWNSTSFSNYYRTWNVVVHDWLYSYVYQDGLWLLGGRARGAAMLGVFLVSAVVHEYIFCFVLGFFYPVMLLLFLVFGGPLNFTMHDRRTGPAWNVLMWTLLFLGQGIQVSLYCQEWYARRHCPLPQTTFWGLVTPRSWSCHT
- the SOAT2 gene encoding sterol O-acyltransferase 2 isoform X2, with amino-acid sequence MEPRAAQVQRRERLGRQQEDRPSREGEPHSGGAECPGNAEVHRGPDLVQWTQHMQAVKTQLLEQAQGQLMELLDQAMWEAVQAYPLQDRPVPSVPPDSLRKTREPSLGKRKVFIIRKSLLDELMEVPHFRTIYHMFVAGLCVFIISTLAIDLIDEGRLMMEFDLLTFSFGQLPLALVTWVPMFLSTLLVPYQALRLWERPQSGGAWTLRVGLGCLLLAAHTVVLGILPVHVAVEYQLPPASRCVLVFEQVRLLMKSYSFLRETGPGTLWARGGEGIRAPSFSSYLYFLFCPTLIYRETYPRTPNVRWNYVAKNFAQALGCVLYACFILGRLCVPVFANMSQEPFSTRALVLSIMHATLPGIFMLLLIFFAFLHCWLNAFAEMLRFGDRMFYRDWWNSTSFSNYYRTWNVVVHDWLYSYVYQDGLWLLGGRARGAAMLGVFLVSAVVHEYIFCFVLGFFYPVMLLLFLVFGGPLNFTMHDRRTGPAWNVLMWTLLFLGQGIQVSLYCQEWYARRHCPLPQTTFWGLVTPRSWSCHT